A single Parabacteroides timonensis DNA region contains:
- a CDS encoding polysaccharide biosynthesis/export family protein, with the protein MKEIKELFLGWILSCMLLSCGSVKDIAYLQGDKLLAKTAMVDTFYLKIQKDDLLDISVSCVDPELLRPFLQYGNGVDGGGSNYGYSGGNNNKGYLVEVDGTINFPLLGRVKVAGLTRRQVGDLIQSRLETGGYMKDPIVMVRFLNFRISILGEVDRPGTYQISSERITLFEALSLAGDLTIHGRRNRVAVIRETDGVRTILYHDLRSRDIFQSPDYFLKQNDMVYVEPNRVRAEASAGQFTSVGTWTGLASLLISVSILLFK; encoded by the coding sequence ATGAAAGAAATTAAAGAACTGTTTTTAGGTTGGATATTGAGCTGTATGTTGCTCTCCTGTGGCTCAGTAAAGGACATCGCGTATTTGCAGGGAGATAAGTTACTGGCTAAAACTGCTATGGTCGATACCTTTTACCTGAAGATACAGAAAGACGATTTGCTGGATATTTCAGTTAGCTGTGTGGACCCAGAGTTACTACGTCCCTTTCTGCAATACGGAAATGGTGTTGATGGTGGTGGAAGTAATTATGGATATTCCGGCGGGAATAATAATAAGGGGTATTTGGTGGAAGTGGACGGTACGATCAACTTTCCATTGCTAGGGCGAGTAAAAGTGGCTGGTTTGACCCGACGGCAAGTGGGAGATTTGATTCAGAGTAGACTGGAAACAGGAGGATACATGAAAGACCCGATCGTGATGGTTCGTTTTCTTAATTTCCGTATCTCTATACTAGGAGAGGTTGATCGTCCTGGTACTTATCAAATATCTTCTGAACGTATAACGTTGTTTGAAGCACTCAGCCTGGCGGGCGATTTGACCATTCATGGGCGTCGTAACCGAGTGGCGGTTATCCGGGAAACAGACGGCGTACGTACCATCTTATATCATGATCTTCGATCGAGGGATATTTTTCAATCACCAGATTATTTTCTGAAGCAGAATGATATGGTTTATGTAGAACCTAACCGTGTTAGAGCAGAGGCAAGCGCGGGACAGTTTACAAGTGTCGGAACCTGGACAGGACTGGCCTCTCTTCTGATTAGCGTCAGTATTTTGCTATTTAAATAA
- a CDS encoding glycosyltransferase, with product MKIIHVINSMSNASGGPSRTTLLTLQGTKALGMDVRVLTNSLGPDDEAVSEDPSICYLPRPCLQDKCRGYAKVIPYELAKMGRADVYHIQGIWLYSSYITARYARKQGVPYVITLHGTLYPEALKQSFFIKKTSLFLYQRRQLQQAACIHATCMEEMEHYRRLGFTNPVAVVPCPMECDDKVESVSLKDVKRIGYLGRVHPRKRIEKLIDIWSRLNEPGELLIMGDGDPFYMKFLRKEVERLHLKKVRFEGFVTGEKKNRLLASLTCLVVPSDFENFGIITPEALLQEIPVIASTGSPWQDLETHQCGRWVKNDLDALTTAVREVLSLDEEELQAMGKRGRQLVLDKYSVDVVSRQMKRLYTWVAGQADKPEFIYD from the coding sequence ATGAAAATTATTCATGTAATAAACTCTATGAGCAATGCCAGTGGAGGGCCTTCACGTACAACTCTATTGACGTTGCAGGGTACAAAAGCACTTGGAATGGATGTGAGGGTTTTGACAAATTCACTGGGGCCGGATGATGAGGCCGTGTCGGAGGATCCTTCCATCTGTTACCTCCCTCGTCCTTGTTTACAGGATAAATGTAGGGGATATGCTAAGGTAATTCCCTATGAATTGGCTAAAATGGGAAGAGCAGATGTTTATCATATTCAGGGAATATGGTTGTATTCGAGCTATATAACTGCCAGATATGCCCGAAAGCAGGGAGTTCCTTATGTGATTACTTTGCATGGAACCCTGTATCCGGAAGCATTGAAACAATCCTTTTTTATAAAGAAGACTTCTTTATTCTTATATCAACGTCGTCAATTGCAGCAAGCTGCTTGTATTCATGCAACTTGCATGGAGGAGATGGAACATTACCGGAGATTGGGATTTACCAATCCGGTGGCAGTTGTCCCTTGTCCGATGGAATGTGACGATAAGGTTGAGTCTGTTTCTCTGAAAGATGTGAAACGTATCGGTTATCTGGGCCGTGTACATCCCCGTAAAAGGATAGAAAAATTAATCGATATCTGGTCTCGTTTGAATGAACCAGGTGAACTCCTGATAATGGGTGATGGAGATCCTTTCTATATGAAGTTCCTCAGGAAAGAAGTGGAACGGTTACATTTAAAAAAAGTACGTTTTGAAGGATTTGTTACAGGAGAAAAAAAGAATCGTTTGCTGGCTTCTCTCACTTGCTTGGTTGTTCCCAGTGATTTTGAAAATTTTGGAATTATAACACCTGAGGCTTTGCTTCAGGAAATACCTGTCATAGCGTCGACTGGTTCTCCCTGGCAGGACCTGGAAACACACCAGTGCGGCCGATGGGTAAAAAACGATCTTGATGCCTTGACCACAGCAGTACGGGAGGTTTTATCTCTGGATGAAGAAGAGTTACAAGCAATGGGAAAACGGGGACGCCAGTTGGTCTTGGATAAATATTCGGTGGATGTCGTATCCCGACAGATGAAACGGCTGTATACCTGGGTTGCCGGGCAAGCTGATAAACCTGAATTTATATATGATTGA
- a CDS encoding FkbM family methyltransferase, translating into MIQKNLIYDVGMCNGDDTNFYLKKGFNVIAFEADPELVAFCRDRFSDAIKTGQLIIVEGAIVDTEVMTESTDKVTFFKNKGNNQWGTVCQNWVDRNERCDKPSSIIEASVIDFAACLNRYGIPHYLKIDIEGMDVLCLKALLSFSEKPNYISLESNKVDFEALKREFDLLCKLGYNSFQVINQAEIPYSKTSFITKEGIHVEHVFTNASSGLFGNDLPEYGWIDRKKAIQKYRWIFLKYLLYKDDRFYRWRKYLLGKIYYRILGILISSPGWYDTHARR; encoded by the coding sequence ATGATACAAAAAAATTTGATTTATGATGTTGGGATGTGCAATGGTGATGATACTAATTTCTATCTCAAAAAAGGGTTTAATGTCATTGCTTTTGAAGCTGATCCTGAATTGGTCGCATTCTGCCGGGATAGATTTAGTGATGCTATAAAAACGGGGCAGTTGATTATAGTTGAAGGTGCTATAGTTGATACGGAGGTAATGACAGAGAGTACTGATAAAGTGACCTTTTTTAAAAATAAAGGGAACAATCAATGGGGAACTGTTTGCCAGAATTGGGTAGACAGAAATGAACGATGTGATAAACCGAGTTCTATTATAGAAGCTTCTGTTATCGATTTTGCAGCATGCTTAAATAGATATGGAATTCCTCATTATTTGAAAATAGATATTGAGGGCATGGATGTTCTTTGTCTGAAAGCACTACTTTCTTTTTCAGAAAAACCAAATTATATTTCGTTGGAATCGAATAAAGTCGACTTTGAGGCTTTAAAAAGAGAATTTGATCTGTTGTGTAAATTGGGTTATAATTCATTTCAAGTAATAAATCAAGCGGAAATTCCTTATTCAAAAACTTCTTTTATTACAAAAGAAGGAATACATGTAGAACATGTATTCACAAATGCTTCATCCGGACTTTTTGGAAATGATTTACCAGAATATGGCTGGATAGACAGAAAGAAAGCTATACAAAAATATCGTTGGATTTTTTTGAAATATCTCTTATATAAAGATGACAGATTTTATAGATGGCGCAAATATCTGCTTGGTAAAATTTATTATCGTATACTAGGAATTTTAATTTCTTCACCGGGATGGTATGATACGCATGCCCGAAGATGA
- a CDS encoding OmpA family protein, producing MRKRILEGIAGISLLAVLPACSSRKQSTFSDVYATANRVQTEVETVVVPTSEQPARSVLIPQWQVDAQSVYNRMLTYITPEEELALKIVEEKLAAYIDFPANSVQVNPKYGNNRAELAKLEERLKSLLRSGNGDVKKIRVIGYASPDGSTKENERLAGNRAIQFKNYLQKQFKFSDPALITIDWVGEDWDGLQRLIVESGKPYGSRVQAILQLTNDPDSRRKQLKAIDKGTVYKDIEKTFFSRLRRMELMVEMEIAVEAIVDNHRLVEQVYTEPEKLSLPELLRVASLYRPGTEQYREVYEIAAYTYPSSVVAQLNAAAASLALGDKESARYFLSRVENDPRAYNNLGVLALMDGDKESATAYFRKYMPQNPRLARENLRVLNE from the coding sequence ATGCGAAAAAGAATTTTAGAAGGAATAGCCGGCATCAGCTTATTGGCAGTTCTACCAGCTTGTAGCAGCCGGAAACAATCCACATTCAGCGATGTCTATGCAACTGCAAACAGAGTACAAACAGAGGTGGAAACGGTTGTGGTACCAACTTCGGAGCAGCCGGCCCGAAGCGTTCTGATTCCACAATGGCAGGTAGATGCCCAGTCGGTCTACAATCGGATGCTCACCTACATCACTCCCGAAGAAGAACTGGCTCTGAAAATCGTGGAAGAGAAGCTGGCTGCCTATATCGATTTTCCGGCCAATAGCGTTCAGGTCAACCCTAAATACGGGAATAACCGTGCCGAGTTGGCAAAGCTCGAAGAGCGATTAAAATCATTACTTCGTTCCGGTAATGGGGATGTAAAGAAAATCCGTGTGATCGGTTATGCTTCGCCGGATGGCAGTACGAAAGAGAACGAGCGTCTGGCCGGTAACCGGGCTATCCAGTTTAAAAACTATCTGCAGAAGCAATTCAAATTCTCGGATCCGGCGCTGATTACCATCGATTGGGTGGGCGAAGACTGGGATGGTTTGCAACGGTTGATCGTTGAATCCGGCAAGCCATACGGTAGCCGTGTGCAGGCAATCCTTCAGTTGACTAACGATCCGGATAGCCGCCGCAAACAGCTCAAAGCGATAGATAAGGGGACGGTGTATAAAGATATCGAAAAAACATTCTTCTCACGTTTGCGCCGTATGGAGCTGATGGTAGAAATGGAAATTGCTGTGGAAGCTATTGTGGATAACCACCGCTTGGTTGAACAGGTATATACTGAGCCTGAAAAGTTGTCGTTGCCGGAACTGCTCAGAGTTGCTTCTCTCTATCGTCCAGGTACGGAACAATACCGTGAAGTGTACGAGATAGCCGCTTATACTTATCCTTCATCTGTTGTCGCCCAGCTGAATGCCGCTGCCGCATCCCTGGCGTTGGGCGATAAAGAGTCGGCCCGTTATTTTTTGAGTCGGGTGGAAAACGACCCACGTGCTTATAATAATCTCGGAGTATTGGCTTTGATGGATGGCGACAAGGAATCTGCTACTGCTTATTTCCGAAAATATATGCCGCAAAATCCTCGTTTAGCACGCGAGAATTTGCGTGTTTTGAATGAATAA
- a CDS encoding HU family DNA-binding protein produces MNKYELAKVIASRMSVTVTETLSFIDTMSEVICDSITHDESVLIQNFGHYVPWEQSERMGRNPKTGRECKIRKRISVKFKPGKGLIEKINGK; encoded by the coding sequence ATGAACAAGTATGAATTGGCAAAAGTAATTGCAAGCCGCATGTCAGTGACTGTTACAGAGACCTTGTCTTTTATAGATACGATGAGTGAAGTGATCTGTGATTCGATCACCCATGACGAATCTGTTTTGATACAAAATTTCGGTCATTATGTTCCTTGGGAACAGTCGGAGCGTATGGGACGTAATCCGAAAACCGGTCGGGAATGTAAGATTCGGAAACGTATTAGTGTGAAATTCAAACCGGGCAAAGGGTTAATTGAAAAAATAAACGGGAAATAG
- a CDS encoding sulfotransferase family 2 domain-containing protein: protein MIVDKKRKVIYLHNPKCGGTFLRDLYIEKYGNTEATKWWKLYTCKYGTDLGHITYDDLPSFVPEWEEYRIVVMIRNPYNRFYSAVKELTQKLKSCIGGRWYKKYPKIIKCPKLIKYEFIESNWLRKIYLLTICPETYRLRKLSMASVNDICNKIFYERSEQDYFIHNKRIPWLNPQSYFLGKNVEIFRYESESDWIKLLEIFELSEYRNRLLIAKDYVIPEDFREMIKKVYPEDRELFLMY from the coding sequence ATGATTGTCGATAAAAAACGTAAAGTAATCTACCTGCATAACCCAAAATGCGGTGGAACATTTCTGAGAGATCTTTATATTGAAAAATATGGAAACACCGAAGCGACAAAATGGTGGAAGTTATATACCTGCAAATATGGAACGGATCTGGGGCATATCACTTATGATGATTTACCGAGTTTTGTTCCAGAATGGGAAGAGTATCGGATTGTTGTAATGATACGTAATCCTTATAATCGCTTTTATTCTGCAGTAAAAGAATTAACACAGAAATTAAAAAGTTGTATTGGGGGGAGATGGTATAAAAAGTACCCAAAGATTATAAAATGTCCAAAACTTATTAAGTATGAATTTATAGAATCAAACTGGCTAAGAAAAATATATCTACTCACGATATGTCCCGAGACATATCGTTTACGGAAGCTTAGTATGGCTTCCGTAAACGATATTTGTAATAAAATATTTTATGAACGTTCCGAACAAGATTATTTTATACATAATAAGAGAATTCCCTGGTTAAATCCTCAAAGTTATTTTTTAGGAAAAAATGTTGAAATTTTCCGATATGAATCTGAAAGCGATTGGATAAAGTTACTGGAAATTTTTGAATTGTCCGAATACCGAAATCGATTATTGATTGCAAAAGATTATGTGATACCGGAAGACTTCCGTGAGATGATTAAGAAAGTATATCCGGAAGATCGGGAATTATTTCTGATGTATTGA
- a CDS encoding DUF4248 domain-containing protein, with the protein MNKDTEQAETHVPVRSYGVTELGLLYNPTLQPDSAAKAIKRWIAFNEGLTTALKEAGWRKGQRKFTPLQTRQIFRFLGEP; encoded by the coding sequence ATGAATAAGGATACAGAACAGGCGGAAACACATGTACCGGTACGAAGCTATGGAGTTACTGAACTAGGTTTGTTATATAATCCGACCTTGCAGCCCGACTCGGCAGCCAAAGCGATCAAACGTTGGATCGCATTCAACGAAGGTCTGACAACGGCCCTTAAGGAAGCCGGCTGGCGTAAGGGGCAGCGCAAGTTCACTCCGTTACAAACCAGGCAGATATTTCGTTTTCTGGGCGAACCTTGA
- a CDS encoding glycosyltransferase family 52 has translation MKLFKRYKAIAYLPNLYSLLQYLLLEPYKKEDTLFFIHDEFPVPVAIRMKNAVFLLNISYTDRIISFLRIHYSVFINRYIPVFLGGDLIYTNKFLSCFTNIFYMEDGTLSYKCEATVTQLVYRKRKPMISRLLYGDLHPWLGLSGNVQKIYLTGILPIPEIIADKVEIIDLKQLWHQKDRKSQEEIKQLFLPADFDFSKMAGYDIFLLTQPFTEFSSGNFSEQQKIEMYRKLLSGYDESKVIIKPHPAERTDYQYYFPTAMILDLCCPFELLFLMGCDIKKAISVDSTAIFNLDDSVEKVISGYDVTPALAAEAKRRGIYTTNNLCNQT, from the coding sequence ATGAAGTTATTTAAAAGATATAAAGCGATTGCTTATTTGCCTAATCTCTATTCGCTGTTACAATACCTGCTACTGGAGCCTTATAAAAAAGAGGATACATTGTTTTTTATACACGATGAATTTCCTGTACCGGTTGCTATCCGTATGAAGAATGCTGTGTTTTTATTAAATATATCCTATACAGATCGGATTATTTCTTTTTTAAGGATTCATTATTCTGTTTTTATAAACCGGTATATACCTGTCTTTCTGGGTGGAGATCTTATATATACTAATAAGTTTTTATCCTGTTTTACAAATATATTTTATATGGAAGACGGAACCCTCTCTTATAAGTGCGAAGCCACTGTTACACAGCTTGTTTACAGGAAACGTAAACCGATGATAAGTAGGCTTTTGTATGGTGATCTGCATCCCTGGCTAGGACTGTCCGGAAATGTGCAAAAAATTTATCTTACCGGTATTTTGCCGATACCGGAAATTATAGCTGATAAGGTCGAAATTATAGACCTGAAACAGTTGTGGCATCAAAAGGATAGAAAGAGCCAGGAAGAAATAAAGCAGTTGTTTCTTCCGGCCGACTTTGATTTCAGCAAAATGGCAGGCTATGACATTTTTTTATTGACGCAACCTTTTACAGAATTCTCATCGGGGAATTTTTCGGAACAACAAAAGATTGAAATGTACCGCAAATTGCTATCGGGTTATGATGAGTCGAAAGTCATCATTAAACCCCATCCGGCAGAAAGAACAGACTATCAATATTATTTTCCGACAGCAATGATTCTTGATCTTTGCTGTCCTTTCGAATTGTTGTTTCTCATGGGATGTGATATAAAAAAAGCCATATCGGTAGACTCGACAGCTATATTCAATCTGGATGACTCGGTTGAAAAAGTTATTAGCGGATATGATGTAACTCCGGCCCTGGCTGCCGAGGCTAAGAGGAGAGGTATATATACAACTAATAATTTGTGTAACCAAACATAA
- a CDS encoding replicative DNA helicase, with amino-acid sequence MGEAQKTKRQILPNVNLPMEQAVIAGLLTAPDAVFDVADRLQADMFSDPRNAFVYRAVLSLVEKGIGVDMLTVENEMSRLDNGLYQQLNGLSFLSEMLLDVRSDAHIRIHADELVRCYTLRQLVNGLKKKETEAQLPSADVAELLTGVEELAGSLRNGMAHVSSMEEAGGVAARVLEQSYREQTERESGMITRIRSGLYDLDKLTGGLYEGELTVIAGRPSMGKSAVALWMALCMARQGKAVAFFSVEMGKEDNATRLLSMVSGIDADHLRFKGTSASDRVRLEAARKELERLPITLEYCGSDTIEDIRAKAQSLNKHGKLDAMFIDYLNLINIVVSKNLLQETTDLALGNIARKAKLMAEEMEIPVILLAQLNREVDRRQGLHLPVLSDLRNSGAIEQVADVVIFVYRAEKYNIFYDPKTKEDLHGIGLLLVAKNRNGATGVAKFRYNPAMTCLTDYDPRVI; translated from the coding sequence ATGGGAGAAGCACAAAAAACTAAACGGCAAATCCTTCCGAACGTAAATCTACCGATGGAGCAGGCGGTGATAGCCGGTCTATTGACTGCGCCGGATGCCGTCTTCGATGTGGCTGACCGTCTGCAGGCGGACATGTTCAGCGATCCGCGAAACGCATTTGTTTACCGTGCCGTCTTGTCGTTGGTCGAAAAGGGAATAGGAGTCGATATGCTGACGGTGGAGAATGAAATGTCGCGGTTGGATAACGGTTTGTACCAGCAGCTGAATGGCTTGTCGTTCCTTTCAGAAATGCTGTTGGATGTCCGCAGCGATGCCCATATCCGCATTCATGCCGACGAACTGGTTCGCTGTTATACGTTGCGCCAACTGGTTAACGGACTGAAAAAGAAAGAGACGGAGGCCCAGTTGCCTTCGGCCGATGTGGCGGAGTTGTTGACGGGAGTGGAGGAGTTGGCCGGTTCGCTGCGCAACGGGATGGCACATGTCTCTTCGATGGAAGAGGCCGGAGGGGTGGCGGCACGTGTATTGGAACAGTCGTACCGCGAACAAACGGAACGCGAATCGGGAATGATTACCCGCATCCGTTCGGGATTGTATGATTTGGATAAGCTGACTGGCGGACTTTATGAGGGCGAACTGACGGTGATCGCCGGACGTCCTTCGATGGGGAAATCGGCGGTTGCTCTGTGGATGGCGCTTTGTATGGCACGTCAGGGAAAAGCGGTAGCTTTCTTCAGTGTGGAGATGGGGAAGGAGGACAATGCCACCCGTTTACTGTCGATGGTGAGCGGTATCGATGCCGACCATTTGCGCTTTAAAGGAACATCGGCCTCCGACCGTGTACGATTGGAGGCAGCCCGTAAAGAGTTGGAACGTTTGCCGATTACGTTGGAGTATTGTGGTTCAGATACGATCGAAGATATACGTGCCAAGGCACAGTCGCTAAACAAACATGGCAAACTGGATGCCATGTTTATCGATTACCTGAACCTGATCAATATCGTGGTCTCGAAGAACCTATTGCAGGAAACAACCGATCTGGCGCTGGGTAATATCGCCCGTAAGGCGAAACTGATGGCCGAAGAAATGGAGATCCCGGTCATCCTATTGGCCCAGTTAAACCGTGAGGTCGACCGTCGGCAGGGACTTCATCTTCCAGTTCTGAGTGATTTACGCAATTCGGGTGCGATCGAACAGGTGGCAGATGTCGTGATATTCGTTTACCGTGCCGAGAAATACAATATTTTTTATGATCCGAAGACAAAGGAAGACTTGCACGGCATCGGTCTCCTATTAGTGGCTAAGAATCGTAACGGGGCGACCGGAGTAGCAAAATTCCGGTATAATCCGGCAATGACTTGTCTGACGGATTATGATCCGAGGGTGATATGA
- a CDS encoding HU family DNA-binding protein: protein MALNFHLVKRPDMRKDAAAGSELYYAQVRALKKISFEKLCSMIAMRSTAFIGDVMLVIEGLLSVMQERLEEGDIICMGRLGNFRMVAGSKGVPVKKDFDTSLFNDARIVYVSGTMLADIKRNAKFEELKPIKDPDAGSEGGSGEDDRPVIE from the coding sequence ATGGCACTGAATTTCCATCTGGTAAAACGTCCCGACATGCGTAAAGACGCTGCCGCAGGTTCCGAACTGTATTATGCACAGGTTCGCGCTTTGAAAAAAATCAGCTTCGAAAAGTTATGCAGCATGATCGCTATGCGAAGCACCGCATTTATAGGTGATGTCATGTTGGTGATCGAAGGTCTACTCTCGGTCATGCAGGAACGTCTTGAAGAAGGCGATATTATTTGCATGGGCCGCCTGGGTAATTTCCGCATGGTGGCGGGAAGCAAAGGAGTCCCCGTTAAAAAGGATTTCGACACCTCTCTCTTCAACGATGCACGCATCGTATACGTTTCGGGCACTATGCTGGCCGATATCAAGCGAAATGCCAAGTTCGAAGAATTGAAACCGATCAAAGACCCGGATGCCGGCAGCGAAGGCGGTAGCGGTGAAGACGATCGTCCTGTTATTGAATAA
- a CDS encoding acylneuraminate cytidylyltransferase family protein has translation MKYVMLIPARGGSKRFPGKNIYPLAGKPLLAHSIEYSRRVLPDTEVYVSTDSEEIAAVARKYGAVVIKRPVELSGDLCSSDVVLQHAATELLSEGKEFDYMIHIQATNPLRPEGMMEEALRIIELEKCDSLFAVTPQVRKLGHLAEGRFIPWNFTFGQRSQDMETLYFENGLLYISHRDLILNGRIRGDSLYSLIVDHPFGFLDIDTREDFELVEYYFEKYKSHR, from the coding sequence ATGAAGTATGTAATGTTAATCCCGGCGCGTGGAGGATCTAAGCGTTTTCCGGGAAAGAATATCTATCCTTTGGCCGGAAAGCCCTTATTGGCGCACTCTATCGAATATAGCCGGCGAGTACTACCCGATACGGAGGTGTATGTGTCGACCGATAGCGAAGAGATTGCCGCTGTGGCCCGCAAATATGGGGCAGTAGTGATAAAGCGTCCGGTGGAATTGTCGGGGGATCTGTGTTCCAGCGATGTCGTGTTGCAGCATGCTGCAACAGAACTCCTTTCGGAGGGAAAGGAGTTTGATTACATGATCCATATACAAGCCACCAATCCGCTTCGTCCGGAGGGTATGATGGAAGAAGCCTTGCGGATAATCGAATTGGAAAAATGCGACAGTCTGTTCGCTGTCACTCCCCAGGTTCGTAAACTGGGACATTTGGCGGAAGGACGATTTATTCCCTGGAACTTCACGTTTGGCCAGCGCAGCCAGGATATGGAGACGCTTTATTTCGAAAACGGCCTTTTGTATATCAGCCACCGCGACCTGATATTGAACGGACGTATCCGGGGAGATTCCCTGTATTCGCTGATTGTCGATCATCCGTTCGGCTTTTTGGATATTGACACACGGGAAGATTTTGAGTTGGTAGAATATTATTTTGAGAAATATAAAAGCCACCGATAA
- a CDS encoding DNA primase, with amino-acid sequence MIRMPEDDMNLKDKILSIARLEEVVGRYLPLQRGGFAKIILGLCPFHDDRHPSLHVNVKEQYYKCFACGEGGDLFKFVEKMEGCSFQEALKKLADWYGLSDEGDYRPVKYPPVAKKKQSVPGELVSPFHIKNLLRNHRMMLDWLEEYIPEEELLRETYKGFEVGIGPSSLPRDYSNFCNRLIFPIRNERGDPVAFAGRYRGETKGADIHKYVNSSDSPVYHKSEILYGLYQAGEAIRQHGFVYVTEGYKDVLAMHATGFRNTVALCGTALTEQHASLLWRYTHCVLMMLDGDRAGQVNGFKAACFLSGKGFSVGQILLEPGHDPDSLLAMLGAIEYVGYIKKATRFSRLEIYEANLLRQLRQLLAELRLALTVTERTELLARMLPLHKRLAKVTLLLAHSPVLRADWLLD; translated from the coding sequence ATGATACGCATGCCCGAAGATGATATGAACCTTAAAGATAAAATACTATCAATTGCAAGACTGGAAGAGGTGGTAGGGCGTTATCTGCCATTACAAAGAGGTGGTTTTGCAAAAATAATATTGGGGCTTTGTCCTTTTCACGACGACCGTCATCCTTCGCTGCATGTGAATGTGAAAGAACAGTACTATAAATGCTTTGCCTGTGGCGAAGGGGGCGATCTGTTCAAATTCGTTGAAAAAATGGAGGGATGCAGCTTTCAGGAAGCGTTGAAGAAGCTGGCCGATTGGTACGGATTGTCGGATGAGGGTGACTACCGGCCGGTAAAATATCCTCCGGTAGCGAAAAAGAAACAATCGGTACCGGGTGAGTTAGTAAGTCCGTTTCATATAAAAAATCTGCTTCGCAACCACCGGATGATGCTCGATTGGCTGGAAGAATATATTCCGGAAGAGGAGCTGTTGCGTGAAACATATAAGGGCTTTGAAGTAGGAATCGGCCCTTCTTCCTTGCCTCGCGATTACAGTAATTTTTGCAACCGCCTAATCTTTCCTATACGCAACGAACGGGGTGATCCGGTAGCTTTTGCCGGTCGTTACCGGGGAGAGACAAAAGGTGCGGATATCCATAAGTATGTTAATTCTTCCGATAGTCCGGTGTATCATAAAAGTGAGATATTATATGGTTTGTATCAGGCCGGTGAAGCGATCCGCCAACATGGTTTTGTTTATGTCACTGAAGGCTATAAAGATGTACTGGCCATGCATGCGACCGGTTTCCGGAATACGGTGGCATTATGCGGAACTGCATTGACCGAACAGCATGCTTCTTTGCTCTGGCGGTACACCCATTGTGTTCTGATGATGCTCGACGGCGATCGCGCCGGACAGGTGAACGGATTCAAAGCGGCTTGCTTTTTATCGGGAAAAGGTTTTTCAGTGGGACAGATCCTTCTGGAACCGGGGCACGATCCGGATTCCCTGTTGGCAATGCTAGGCGCGATAGAGTATGTTGGTTATATAAAGAAAGCGACCCGCTTCAGCCGTTTGGAAATTTACGAAGCTAATTTATTGAGGCAGCTCAGGCAACTGTTGGCAGAATTGCGCCTGGCTCTAACAGTAACGGAACGTACAGAGTTACTGGCGCGTATGTTACCTCTTCACAAACGTCTGGCGAAAGTAACGCTTTTACTGGCGCATTCGCCGGTATTGAGGGCCGATTGGCTACTGGATTAA
- a CDS encoding PD-(D/E)XK nuclease domain-containing protein gives MAKKIPYGLTDYFIIWPEFEAGRGFSDLYQMPNLANYPDMQYSYLIELKYLKHDDHTMNVEKLLEEAKSQLLRYVSDEKVISSTSHTRLRLLAVVYKGWQPVAMREFEN, from the coding sequence ATGGCAAAGAAAATACCTTACGGATTGACGGATTACTTCATTATTTGGCCGGAATTTGAAGCCGGACGAGGTTTTTCGGATCTATATCAGATGCCCAACCTTGCGAATTATCCGGATATGCAATATTCTTATCTGATCGAATTGAAATACCTGAAGCATGACGATCACACGATGAATGTTGAAAAGCTGTTGGAAGAAGCGAAAAGCCAGTTGCTTCGCTATGTTTCCGATGAAAAAGTTATCAGCAGCACAAGCCATACTCGTTTACGTCTGTTGGCAGTCGTCTATAAAGGCTGGCAACCGGTAGCGATGCGTGAATTTGAAAACTAA